The Brasilonema sennae CENA114 genome includes a region encoding these proteins:
- a CDS encoding DUF3891 family protein, whose product MIANLHEKGWEVIYHRAHALLAAQIAGHWHPEKRPLRWLETIAAISHHDDLEKEWESNHLTEAGAPLDFTLAKGTDVNSVRRHTQNARYRGRWVAMLISMHMSFLYESKRGESPELDSFLDEQLQNHEQWRHELNITKDKAVEAYEFFQWCDRLSLILCNRVLPANERALEIATLPDGKRYDVVQSDDGNVTVQPWLFLEEKFTVNVEACYLEQLKFDSNDELTQALQTAPIKTLEWTFVRL is encoded by the coding sequence ATGATTGCTAATCTACACGAGAAGGGTTGGGAAGTTATTTACCATCGCGCCCATGCTTTACTTGCAGCTCAAATAGCGGGACATTGGCACCCAGAAAAGCGCCCGTTGCGTTGGTTAGAGACAATTGCTGCTATTTCCCATCACGACGATTTGGAAAAGGAATGGGAAAGCAATCACCTCACTGAAGCTGGTGCACCGCTAGATTTTACCTTAGCCAAGGGAACTGATGTAAATAGTGTACGACGACACACGCAAAATGCCAGATATCGCGGACGATGGGTTGCTATGCTGATTTCCATGCATATGAGCTTTCTCTATGAGAGTAAGCGTGGAGAATCACCAGAATTGGATAGCTTTTTAGACGAACAACTCCAGAATCACGAGCAATGGCGTCATGAGTTGAATATTACAAAGGATAAAGCTGTGGAAGCTTATGAGTTTTTTCAGTGGTGTGATCGCCTTTCACTCATCCTCTGCAACCGTGTGTTACCTGCTAATGAACGTGCGTTAGAAATTGCAACTCTGCCAGACGGCAAGCGCTATGATGTGGTACAGTCTGACGATGGGAATGTTACAGTACAACCGTGGCTTTTCCTAGAAGAGAAGTTTACTGTTAATGTGGAAGCTTGCTACCTAGAGCAACTGAAATTTGATAGTAACGATGAACTCACGCAAGCACTTCAAACAGCACCGATAAAAACTTTGGAGTGGACGTTTGTTCGGCTCTGA
- a CDS encoding carbohydrate ABC transporter permease, with the protein MNRLTAKDWVLITRRLTPYLFLLPALLILGLTVFWPALQAFYLSFTRYEYDLTQMPQWVGFANFQRLRKDPVFWQTLFNTLIYLVGVVPILVIAPLALAILVNQKLRGMNWFRAAYYTPVVISMVVAGIAWKWLYAENGLLNQLLKGIFPEGIPWLTSPRFALFSVMAVTVWKGLGYYMVIYLAGLQSIPSDIYEAAAIDGSDGIRKHWDITVPLMKPYIALVTVISAISGTKVFEEIYIMTQGGPRNSSKTIVYYLYEQAFSNLEISYACTIGLVLFLIILGLSVVRLAIDRQGGDNITA; encoded by the coding sequence ATGAATAGATTGACAGCCAAAGATTGGGTTCTCATCACACGGCGACTGACTCCTTACCTTTTTTTACTCCCTGCCCTGCTTATCCTGGGATTAACCGTCTTTTGGCCTGCACTACAAGCGTTTTACCTCAGCTTTACCCGCTACGAATATGATTTAACTCAGATGCCCCAATGGGTAGGTTTTGCTAACTTTCAGCGCTTGCGCAAAGATCCAGTTTTTTGGCAAACTTTATTTAACACCTTAATCTACCTTGTGGGTGTTGTACCAATCTTAGTCATCGCCCCCTTAGCACTGGCAATTTTAGTCAATCAGAAACTGCGTGGAATGAACTGGTTTAGAGCCGCATACTATACACCAGTCGTGATTTCAATGGTAGTCGCGGGGATTGCTTGGAAGTGGCTGTATGCAGAAAATGGCTTACTCAATCAATTACTAAAGGGTATTTTCCCAGAAGGAATCCCCTGGCTGACGAGTCCCCGCTTCGCTTTATTTAGCGTCATGGCTGTGACGGTATGGAAAGGATTAGGCTATTACATGGTGATTTATTTAGCTGGGTTGCAATCCATCCCCAGTGACATCTACGAAGCTGCAGCAATTGATGGCTCAGACGGTATCCGTAAGCATTGGGATATTACTGTACCTTTGATGAAACCATACATAGCTCTAGTTACTGTGATTTCGGCCATTTCTGGCACCAAAGTGTTTGAAGAAATCTACATCATGACGCAAGGTGGACCACGCAATAGCTCTAAAACAATAGTTTACTATTTATATGAACAAGCATTTAGTAATTTGGAAATTAGCTATGCTTGCACAATTGGGTTAGTGCTGTTCCTCATCATTTTGGGGCTATCCGTTGTACGATTAGCGATTGATCGACAGGGCGGTGATAATATAACAGCATGA
- a CDS encoding class I SAM-dependent methyltransferase, with amino-acid sequence MPNQKQTVVFNEERASTYDERVAKVAPLRDTLHLLTRLILCELPFDARILCVGVGTGLELIYLAREFPQWQFTAVEPAPAMLNICRQQAEACGVASRCTWHQGYLDSLPASEPFDAVTCLLVSHFFMQQEERRNFFSQIASRLRSQGYLVSADSACDMSTSSYQSLREVWTRMLKYAEYPEQDIQKFLDSHGRDAAVLPPQEVASIIASSGFDVPVLFLQTLFIHAWYARRL; translated from the coding sequence ATGCCAAATCAAAAGCAAACTGTTGTCTTTAACGAAGAACGCGCCTCTACCTACGACGAAAGAGTGGCTAAGGTTGCTCCATTGCGCGACACACTTCATTTACTGACCCGCCTAATCCTTTGTGAGCTTCCTTTTGATGCGCGGATTCTTTGTGTAGGTGTAGGAACTGGCTTGGAATTGATTTATCTCGCCCGTGAATTTCCACAGTGGCAATTCACAGCGGTTGAGCCTGCGCCTGCAATGCTTAACATTTGTCGTCAGCAAGCCGAAGCGTGTGGAGTTGCATCACGTTGTACATGGCACCAAGGTTATCTCGATTCTTTGCCCGCCTCGGAGCCGTTCGATGCGGTGACTTGCCTGCTGGTTTCGCACTTCTTTATGCAGCAAGAAGAGCGGCGCAACTTTTTCAGTCAAATTGCTTCACGACTTCGCTCTCAGGGATACTTGGTTAGCGCGGACTCGGCTTGCGATATGTCCACTTCCTCATATCAAAGCCTTCGTGAGGTTTGGACTCGGATGTTGAAGTATGCCGAATACCCGGAGCAAGATATCCAAAAATTCCTTGACTCTCATGGTCGGGATGCTGCTGTGCTACCACCTCAGGAAGTCGCGTCGATCATCGCATCCAGCGGCTTTGATGTTCCTGTATTATTTTTGCAAACTCTTTTTATTCATGCTTGGTATGCAAGGCGACTATGA
- a CDS encoding VOC family protein, giving the protein MKLGYIILYVENVLQTVEFYEHAFGLQRRMVTEENQYAELETGATRLTFAANDFVKNLTTVPIDATAPHKPAPPIEIVLVTEDVEPAFQKAISAGAVEVKKPERKPWGQLVGYLRDNNGFLVEICSPLP; this is encoded by the coding sequence ATGAAGCTCGGCTATATTATTTTATACGTAGAAAACGTGTTGCAAACTGTGGAATTTTACGAGCACGCCTTCGGCTTGCAGCGCCGCATGGTGACGGAAGAGAATCAATACGCTGAACTAGAAACCGGCGCGACGAGACTCACGTTTGCCGCCAATGACTTTGTGAAAAACCTGACCACAGTTCCAATTGACGCCACAGCACCACACAAACCCGCGCCGCCTATCGAAATCGTGCTGGTGACAGAAGACGTCGAGCCTGCGTTTCAAAAAGCTATTAGCGCCGGTGCGGTGGAAGTCAAAAAGCCGGAACGCAAGCCTTGGGGACAGCTTGTCGGGTATCTACGCGACAATAACGGCTTTCTGGTCGAAATTTGCTCGCCCCTCCCATGA
- a CDS encoding class I SAM-dependent methyltransferase: protein MNDSCNPTSQNHVSAQPRYGIDAPGFIQGFFLVGISAFLAGFFIPSFNLFGIHVAFLGSLLCFTALIPLALGTSMAIYGLRGKFNIRDLMLNMIAWRGDEQVLDVGTGRGLLAIGAAKCLSSGKAIGIDIWRAQDLSGNTMENTLRNVALEGMQGKVELKKEDIRSTSFADQSFDVILSLLCLHNIEDEKERDVACHEIARILKPGGTVLIADYIPTGGYAKALAAAGLAVKSSKSHLRAAYALMWIVTATKEGNL, encoded by the coding sequence ATGAACGATAGTTGTAACCCAACATCACAAAATCATGTTTCTGCCCAGCCGCGTTATGGCATCGATGCGCCTGGGTTCATCCAAGGCTTTTTTCTAGTTGGTATATCAGCGTTTCTCGCCGGATTTTTTATCCCCAGTTTTAATCTCTTTGGCATCCATGTCGCTTTTCTTGGTTCATTGCTTTGCTTTACCGCGCTAATACCGCTTGCCCTAGGTACCTCAATGGCTATCTATGGTCTGCGCGGAAAGTTTAATATCCGTGACCTGATGCTCAACATGATCGCCTGGCGTGGCGATGAGCAGGTGCTCGATGTCGGTACCGGACGCGGTCTGCTCGCCATCGGTGCGGCGAAGTGCTTGAGCAGCGGAAAAGCGATCGGCATCGATATTTGGAGAGCGCAGGATTTATCTGGCAACACGATGGAAAATACGCTGCGTAATGTCGCGCTGGAGGGTATGCAGGGTAAGGTAGAACTCAAGAAAGAGGACATTCGCTCTACCAGCTTTGCTGATCAATCGTTTGATGTGATTCTGTCGCTGCTTTGCTTGCATAATATCGAAGATGAGAAGGAACGTGATGTTGCTTGCCATGAAATCGCGCGCATCCTGAAACCGGGCGGTACAGTATTAATCGCCGATTACATTCCAACCGGCGGCTATGCTAAAGCCCTTGCTGCCGCAGGGCTTGCCGTGAAAAGCTCCAAATCCCATTTGCGTGCAGCGTATGCGCTCATGTGGATTGTCACCGCAACTAAAGAAGGAAATCTATAA
- a CDS encoding AraC family transcriptional regulator, which translates to MSSNYREFQPSARLASMIECFWMLEAAEDNYQSVLPDGCTDLLLRFTQQEQHFDIVGAMTQPQRVEVLAGAAFVGIRFKPGMAYSILPVHGATLTDKTVPLRSLWQGDANSLTKQLIHAENGEEQVHALEKALEMIHPPSAAQRAIDTLVEHDGQMSLDELCDIAEMGERQFRRLCLERTGLAPKLLARILRFRRVTRLLDDNNAISMAVLAAECGYFDQAHMIHDFQVFAATSPTRYLARSS; encoded by the coding sequence ATGTCTTCAAATTATCGAGAATTTCAACCTTCAGCGCGTCTGGCTTCAATGATCGAATGCTTTTGGATGCTCGAAGCTGCGGAAGATAACTATCAGTCGGTATTGCCGGATGGATGTACAGACCTATTGTTACGATTTACACAGCAAGAACAGCATTTTGATATCGTCGGGGCGATGACACAGCCGCAGCGTGTCGAAGTGCTTGCAGGCGCTGCTTTTGTCGGCATACGCTTCAAGCCCGGTATGGCGTATTCGATATTGCCTGTGCACGGTGCGACGCTCACCGATAAAACTGTACCATTGCGATCGCTTTGGCAAGGTGACGCCAACAGCCTTACAAAACAATTAATCCATGCGGAGAACGGCGAAGAACAGGTACATGCATTGGAAAAAGCTTTAGAAATGATTCATCCACCATCGGCAGCACAAAGGGCGATTGATACGCTTGTAGAGCACGATGGCCAGATGTCCCTGGATGAGCTATGCGATATTGCTGAAATGGGCGAGCGTCAGTTTCGCCGTCTTTGCCTTGAGCGCACGGGGCTTGCGCCGAAACTGCTCGCCCGTATCCTTCGCTTTCGCCGCGTCACACGCTTGCTCGACGATAACAATGCGATCAGCATGGCAGTTTTGGCTGCCGAATGCGGTTACTTTGATCAAGCGCATATGATTCATGATTTTCAAGTGTTTGCAGCAACCAGCCCGACACGTTATCTTGCGCGATCCTCCTAA
- a CDS encoding ArsR/SmtB family transcription factor, with translation MRFLYHPDRKHISLPAVLYALGDPVRLEIVRRLAVKEEQCCADFDFAIAKSTMSNHFKILRESGVVLTRKEGTQHINMLRKEDLEGLFPGLLDAVLRSAKPLSANIRQENVIGSSTELI, from the coding sequence ATGAGATTCTTGTATCACCCAGACCGAAAACATATTTCCTTACCAGCAGTGCTTTACGCTTTGGGCGATCCGGTGCGGCTGGAGATTGTGCGGCGGCTGGCAGTTAAGGAGGAGCAATGCTGTGCTGACTTTGATTTTGCCATTGCCAAATCCACCATGTCCAATCACTTCAAGATTTTGCGAGAGTCAGGCGTCGTTTTGACTCGCAAAGAAGGAACACAGCACATTAATATGTTGCGCAAAGAGGATTTGGAAGGACTTTTTCCAGGGTTGCTGGACGCTGTGTTGCGCTCAGCTAAGCCTTTGTCTGCTAATATTCGCCAAGAAAACGTAATTGGAAGTAGCACAGAACTAATCTAA
- the trxA gene encoding thioredoxin: protein MSSIANVTDATFKQEVLDSEVPVLVDFWAPWCGPCRMVGPVVDDIAAEYTGQVKVVKLNTDENPTIASNYGIRSIPTLIVFKGGRQVDTVVGAVPKTTLSKTLAQYL from the coding sequence ATGTCATCCATTGCAAATGTGACAGATGCCACGTTCAAGCAAGAAGTTCTTGACAGTGAAGTTCCAGTGTTAGTGGACTTTTGGGCACCGTGGTGTGGACCTTGTCGTATGGTTGGTCCGGTGGTAGATGACATTGCTGCTGAATATACAGGACAGGTAAAAGTAGTGAAGCTGAATACAGATGAAAATCCTACTATTGCCAGCAATTACGGAATTCGCAGCATTCCTACGCTCATAGTGTTCAAAGGTGGACGGCAAGTCGATACTGTAGTTGGTGCAGTGCCAAAGACAACGTTGAGTAAGACTTTAGCACAGTATCTGTAG
- a CDS encoding SDR family NAD(P)-dependent oxidoreductase: protein MDLKLHGKSALVSGSTAGIGFAIAQGLAQEGASVIITGRSSGRVEEAIAKIQHSNPQAKVSGVVGDLAKKEGASEVFQQVPHIDILINNLGVYEPKPFSDITDEDWFNIFEANVLSGVRLSRHYLPKMLEQDWGRIIFISSESAIQIPVEMIHYGMTKTAQLAIARGLAQSTIGTKVTVNSVLAGPTRSEGVEDFVAKMAKDRGISSEEVEADFFKNVRPTSLIKRFATIDEVAAMVVYLSSPIASATNGAAVRVDGGVVQSVV from the coding sequence ATGGACTTGAAGTTGCATGGTAAATCCGCGCTGGTAAGTGGTTCAACTGCAGGTATTGGTTTTGCAATTGCGCAAGGACTTGCACAAGAAGGGGCATCAGTTATTATTACTGGACGATCTTCTGGACGAGTTGAGGAGGCAATCGCCAAAATTCAACACAGCAACCCACAAGCAAAAGTTTCCGGTGTGGTTGGTGATCTTGCAAAAAAAGAAGGAGCCTCGGAAGTCTTTCAACAAGTTCCTCACATTGATATCCTAATCAACAATCTTGGTGTTTACGAGCCAAAGCCATTTTCAGATATCACCGATGAAGACTGGTTCAACATCTTTGAAGCTAACGTTCTTAGTGGAGTCCGTTTGAGTCGCCACTACCTACCAAAGATGTTGGAACAAGACTGGGGACGTATTATTTTTATATCCAGTGAATCTGCGATACAAATTCCTGTTGAGATGATTCACTATGGTATGACAAAAACGGCTCAACTTGCCATTGCAAGAGGTTTAGCACAATCGACAATTGGGACTAAAGTCACAGTCAACTCTGTTCTAGCAGGACCAACTCGCTCAGAAGGCGTTGAGGATTTTGTCGCAAAAATGGCAAAAGACCGTGGTATTAGTTCTGAGGAAGTCGAAGCTGACTTTTTCAAAAATGTTCGCCCAACTTCGCTGATCAAACGCTTTGCAACAATTGATGAGGTTGCAGCAATGGTTGTTTATCTATCCAGTCCAATAGCCTCAGCCACTAACGGTGCAGCTGTGCGGGTGGATGGCGGGGTTGTGCAGTCAGTTGTTTAA
- a CDS encoding alkene reductase: protein MNANINLLSPYKLGDLELPNRIVMAPLTRNRAGEGNVPHQLNATYYTQRASAGLIIAEATQVSPQGQGYPYTPGIHSQEQVEGWKLVTDAVHQHGGRIYLQLWHVGRISHPDFQPNGELPLAPSAIAPKGEVLTFEGMKPYVTPRALETSEIPEIVEQYRKGAENALAAGFDGVEVHSANGYLLDQFLRDGTNIRTDKYGGSVENRARLLLEVTEAVVGVWGAKRVGVRLSPSGTFNDMQDSNPLETFGYAAQALNQFDLAYLHIFEAIDRDIQHGAIVVPTSHIRDRYHGTLIVNGAYTREKGDAVLAKEEAELVAFGTLYISNPDLPRRFALNAPLTEGDSTTFYGGGEKGYTDYPTVEEQYPSLVGAK, encoded by the coding sequence ATGAACGCTAACATAAACTTACTCTCGCCATACAAACTAGGTGATCTAGAACTGCCCAACCGCATAGTGATGGCTCCCTTAACTCGTAATCGTGCAGGAGAGGGTAATGTACCGCACCAACTCAACGCCACCTACTATACTCAACGCGCTTCTGCAGGGCTGATTATCGCTGAAGCCACTCAGGTTTCTCCACAAGGGCAAGGGTATCCTTATACACCAGGAATTCACTCGCAAGAACAAGTAGAGGGTTGGAAGTTAGTCACGGATGCAGTGCATCAGCACGGAGGAAGAATTTACTTGCAACTATGGCATGTAGGACGCATTTCACATCCTGATTTTCAACCGAATGGTGAGTTACCGTTAGCACCTTCTGCGATCGCACCTAAAGGTGAGGTACTGACTTTTGAAGGTATGAAACCATATGTAACTCCTCGTGCTTTGGAAACGTCGGAGATTCCTGAAATTGTCGAACAATATCGTAAAGGGGCAGAAAATGCTCTGGCAGCTGGTTTTGATGGTGTAGAAGTTCACAGTGCTAATGGTTATTTACTTGACCAATTCCTCCGGGATGGTACGAATATACGTACAGATAAATATGGCGGTTCTGTAGAAAATCGTGCCCGACTGCTGTTGGAGGTAACCGAAGCAGTTGTTGGAGTGTGGGGTGCAAAACGGGTTGGGGTACGCCTTTCTCCCAGTGGGACGTTTAACGATATGCAAGACTCCAATCCACTGGAAACATTTGGTTATGCTGCCCAAGCCTTGAACCAGTTTGATTTAGCATATCTGCATATTTTTGAGGCGATAGATCGCGATATCCAACATGGAGCAATAGTGGTGCCAACCAGTCATATACGCGATCGCTATCACGGTACACTTATCGTTAATGGGGCATACACTCGCGAAAAAGGCGATGCAGTCCTAGCCAAAGAAGAAGCAGAGCTCGTTGCTTTTGGCACACTATATATATCAAACCCCGATTTACCCCGGCGTTTTGCTCTCAATGCACCGCTGACTGAGGGAGATTCGACGACTTTTTATGGTGGTGGAGAAAAGGGTTACACCGATTATCCGACAGTAGAAGAGCAATATCCCTCTTTAGTAGGAGCCAAATAA
- a CDS encoding nitroreductase family protein codes for MVQELNLQTKPLDVPSAIIQRRSIKTFKSDPISPELLRQLVELTVAAPSSYNIQDWRIVLVQDEAQKAALSAASWNQKQVVEAPVTFVFAADATAGEQDLTPILNQGLETGAWNEKTVNYFKTNIPQYQAGLGDKRREYAIKDAIIAATHLVLAAESLGLSTCFMNGWIEEKVKEVIGAADNPDIAIAVLVPVGYAAEPRRDPGRLPFAHNVFVDRLGNPYES; via the coding sequence ATGGTTCAAGAACTCAACCTTCAAACTAAACCTCTAGATGTACCCAGCGCCATTATTCAGCGTCGTTCTATCAAGACTTTCAAATCAGATCCCATATCCCCGGAACTACTTAGGCAACTCGTTGAACTCACCGTAGCAGCGCCCAGTAGCTATAACATTCAAGATTGGCGGATAGTTCTTGTGCAAGATGAGGCACAAAAAGCGGCTCTTTCTGCAGCATCTTGGAATCAAAAACAAGTCGTTGAAGCGCCTGTGACATTTGTCTTTGCTGCTGATGCGACTGCTGGAGAACAAGACTTAACACCGATTTTGAATCAGGGACTCGAAACGGGTGCATGGAATGAGAAGACGGTAAACTACTTTAAAACCAATATCCCGCAGTATCAAGCAGGACTTGGAGACAAGCGTCGGGAGTATGCCATCAAAGATGCCATAATCGCTGCAACTCATTTGGTGCTAGCAGCAGAAAGTCTGGGCTTGTCCACCTGCTTTATGAATGGTTGGATTGAAGAGAAAGTCAAGGAAGTGATTGGTGCTGCGGATAATCCAGATATTGCGATCGCAGTTCTTGTACCAGTTGGATATGCAGCAGAACCACGTCGGGATCCCGGACGTCTGCCATTTGCCCATAACGTTTTTGTGGATAGACTGGGAAACCCTTATGAGAGTTGA
- a CDS encoding SDR family oxidoreductase, which yields MKKLEGKVALVTGGTSGIGLATAKRFVAEGAYVFITGRRQTELDAAVKVIGKNVTGIQSDASNLADLDRLFATIKQEQGHLDVIFANAGGGELVPLGEITEEHFDKTFNTNVKGLLFTVQKALPLLPEGASIILNASQTSIKGTPAFSVYSATKAAVRSFARNWILDLRERKIRVNAISPGVVPTPAYDHLGLNDQQLQEFVDSQASAIPLGRVGTPDEIAKAVVFLASDDSSFVNGIELFVDGGMAQI from the coding sequence ATGAAAAAACTAGAAGGAAAAGTCGCTCTTGTCACCGGCGGTACCAGTGGCATCGGTCTTGCCACTGCCAAGCGCTTTGTCGCCGAAGGTGCCTATGTCTTCATCACGGGTCGTCGCCAAACTGAACTTGATGCTGCCGTGAAAGTGATCGGTAAAAACGTCACGGGTATTCAGAGTGATGCCTCGAATCTTGCAGACCTCGATCGCCTGTTCGCCACGATCAAGCAAGAGCAAGGACACCTTGATGTGATCTTCGCCAATGCTGGCGGTGGAGAACTCGTCCCACTCGGCGAAATCACCGAAGAACACTTTGACAAAACGTTCAACACTAACGTCAAAGGTCTGCTGTTCACTGTGCAGAAGGCACTGCCACTGTTGCCAGAGGGCGCTTCTATTATCCTGAATGCTTCTCAGACTTCTATAAAAGGTACGCCAGCTTTCAGTGTTTACAGCGCCACCAAAGCCGCCGTGAGATCATTTGCTCGGAATTGGATACTCGACCTCAGAGAACGCAAGATCCGAGTGAATGCCATTAGCCCTGGTGTGGTTCCGACTCCTGCTTACGATCATTTGGGACTGAATGACCAGCAGTTGCAAGAATTCGTGGACAGTCAAGCCAGCGCCATCCCGTTGGGAAGAGTAGGCACGCCTGATGAGATTGCCAAAGCCGTTGTCTTTCTAGCTTCAGACGACAGCAGCTTTGTGAACGGCATCGAGTTGTTTGTCGATGGCGGTATGGCACAGATTTGA
- a CDS encoding glutathione binding-like protein has translation MISLYYWTTPNGHKITIFLEEVGIPYTIVPVNIGAGDQFKPEFLKISPNNRIPAIVDHEPAGGGEPISVFESGAILLYLAEKTGKLIPGDLRERVEVLQWLFWQMGGLGPMAGQNHHFSQYAPEKIEYAINRYVNETGRLYAVLDKRLSDREFIAGDYSIADIATYPWIVPYERQAQNLENFPHLKRWFETIQARPATIRAYEKAEAFKNQALDVEKSRDLLFSQSAKTIQKPTT, from the coding sequence ATGATTTCGCTTTATTACTGGACAACACCAAACGGACATAAAATCACAATCTTCCTTGAAGAAGTGGGAATACCTTACACAATTGTTCCTGTCAACATTGGCGCGGGGGATCAATTTAAGCCTGAGTTTCTCAAAATTTCTCCTAACAATCGTATCCCCGCAATTGTGGATCATGAACCAGCAGGAGGTGGTGAACCGATTTCAGTTTTTGAGTCTGGTGCTATCTTGCTGTATTTGGCAGAAAAAACAGGGAAGTTGATTCCAGGAGATTTGCGCGAACGCGTTGAAGTCCTGCAATGGCTTTTTTGGCAAATGGGCGGTTTGGGACCGATGGCGGGACAGAATCACCACTTCAGCCAATACGCACCCGAAAAAATTGAATATGCTATCAACCGCTATGTGAATGAGACAGGACGCTTGTATGCTGTCCTAGATAAGCGGCTGTCTGATAGAGAGTTTATTGCTGGCGATTACTCAATCGCTGATATTGCTACCTATCCGTGGATTGTGCCATATGAGCGCCAAGCTCAAAACTTGGAGAACTTTCCTCACCTAAAGCGCTGGTTTGAAACAATTCAAGCGCGTCCAGCAACAATTCGTGCTTACGAAAAGGCAGAAGCCTTCAAAAATCAGGCGCTCGATGTAGAAAAGTCAAGAGATTTGTTATTTAGCCAGTCGGCAAAAACAATTCAGAAGCCCACAACTTAA
- a CDS encoding NAD(P)H-dependent oxidoreductase, whose product MKFFIVHAHPEPNSFNSALTRYAKEVLHTIGHEVIISDLYAMQFNPVSDRRNFTSHKEQKYYNQQSEEMYATQIDGFAPDIKAEMEKLEWCDVLIFQFPLWWFGLPAILKGWVDRVFAMGKIYGGGRFYDNGVFQGKKAMLSLTTGGGLTMYTEIGINGEIRTILYPINHGIFRFVGFDVLPPFIVWGASRIGDERRQAYLEEYKQRLLTINATPPIVYPSLKDFDENFQLKQS is encoded by the coding sequence ATGAAATTCTTTATTGTTCACGCTCACCCAGAACCCAACAGTTTCAATAGTGCACTGACTCGCTATGCTAAGGAAGTACTGCATACCATTGGACATGAGGTGATTATTTCTGACCTTTATGCCATGCAGTTTAACCCAGTTTCTGACCGCCGCAACTTCACTTCTCATAAAGAACAAAAGTACTATAATCAGCAAAGTGAAGAAATGTATGCCACTCAAATTGATGGCTTTGCCCCAGATATCAAAGCGGAGATGGAGAAACTGGAGTGGTGCGATGTGCTGATTTTTCAGTTTCCACTTTGGTGGTTTGGACTTCCTGCGATCCTCAAGGGTTGGGTTGATAGAGTTTTTGCAATGGGAAAAATTTATGGTGGCGGGAGGTTTTATGACAATGGAGTTTTTCAAGGAAAAAAAGCCATGCTGTCTCTCACCACAGGTGGTGGATTAACCATGTACACCGAAATAGGGATCAATGGTGAGATTCGTACGATCCTCTATCCAATTAATCACGGAATTTTTCGCTTTGTAGGTTTCGATGTTTTGCCACCTTTCATTGTTTGGGGCGCAAGTCGCATCGGGGATGAGCGTCGCCAAGCTTATTTGGAAGAGTATAAGCAGCGGTTGTTAACGATTAATGCAACGCCTCCTATTGTGTATCCCTCACTGAAAGATTTTGATGAAAATTTCCAACTGAAGCAGTCATGA